The Streptomyces sp. TLI_105 DNA segment GATCTTGGCGATCGCGGCCTCGGGCTTGCCCTCGGCGCGGGTGGTCTCCTCGGCGATGCGACGCTCGGACTCGACGACCTCGGCCGGAATGTCTTCCTTGGTGAGGTACTTCGGCGCGAAGGCGGCGATGTGCTGGGCGACACCCTTGGCGACGTCGGCGTCGGCCTTGTCGAACTCGACGAGGACACCGATCTGCGGCGGGAGGTCCGGCATCGTGCGGTGCATGTACGCGTAGACGAAGCCGTCCGCGTACTGCGCGAAGCGGTCCAGGACGATCTTCTCGCCGAGGTTGGCGTTGGCCTCGTCGACGTACGCCTGCACGGTCTTGCCGGCCTCGATCTCGGAGGCGAGCAGGGCCTCCAGGTCGGCCGGGGCGGTGGCGGCGACGTGCTTGGCCAGCTCGTTGGCGACGGCCTGGAACTTGTCACCCTTGGCGACGAAGTCCGTCTCGCACTTCAGCTCGACGAGGACGCCGGAGGTGTTGTCGTCGGCGATGAGGGAGACCACGGCGCC contains these protein-coding regions:
- the tsf gene encoding translation elongation factor Ts, with the translated sequence MANYTAADVKKLRELTGAGMMDCKKALDEADGNVDKAVEALRIKGQKGVAKREGRSAENGAVVSLIADDNTSGVLVELKCETDFVAKGDKFQAVANELAKHVAATAPADLEALLASEIEAGKTVQAYVDEANANLGEKIVLDRFAQYADGFVYAYMHRTMPDLPPQIGVLVEFDKADADVAKGVAQHIAAFAPKYLTKEDIPAEVVESERRIAEETTRAEGKPEAAIAKIVEGRVNGFFKDATLLGQPYALDNKKSVQKVLDEAGVTLKRFTRIKVGI